One genomic segment of Hordeum vulgare subsp. vulgare chromosome 2H, MorexV3_pseudomolecules_assembly, whole genome shotgun sequence includes these proteins:
- the LOC123431203 gene encoding uncharacterized protein LOC123431203 — protein MKLQTQLLLLASITAALIMSRGVLAGATHAVPVPALRGVEDDDDVGFAEREEAAYPRRRVLYGEQYISYKGVQASRPACTGSCAGRGQPYTGSGCKAIFGCRGR, from the coding sequence ATGAAGCTGCAAACGCAACTGCTCCTCTTGGCTTCCATCACCGCAGCGCTGATCATGAGCCGCGGCGTCCTCGCCGGCGCCACCCACGCGGTACCGGTGCCCGCGCTACGCGGcgtcgaggacgacgacgacgtggGCTTCGCGGAGCGTGAGGAGGCGGCGTACCCGCGGAGGAGGGTGCTTTACGGCGAGCAGTACATCAGCTACAAAGGGGTGCAGGCGAGCAGGCCGGCGTGCACCGGCTCCTGCGCTGGCCGGGGGCAGCCCTACACCGGTAGCGGCTGCAAGGCCATCTTCGGCTGCCGCGGGCGTTAA